In Rissa tridactyla isolate bRisTri1 chromosome 8, bRisTri1.patW.cur.20221130, whole genome shotgun sequence, one genomic interval encodes:
- the PTGFR gene encoding prostaglandin F2-alpha receptor isoform X1, which produces MNGSKSPGLAGFGILKNTTCHTEKKISVFFSIIFMTVGILSNSLAIAILMKAYQRFRQKSKASFLLLASGLVVTDLFGHLINGAIAVFVYASDKDWIRFNQSNILCSVFGICMVFFGLCPLFLGSVMAVERCIGVTKPIFHSTKMTSKHVKMMLTMVCLFAVLVALLPILRFRAYQIQASRTWCFYKTEHVEDWEDRFYLLLFSCLGLLALAISFLCNAVTGITLLRVKFKSQQRQGRSHHFEMIIQLLAIMCVSCICWSPFLVTMARIGINESRSKETCETILFALRMATWNQILDPWVYILLRKAVLKNLYKITRGCCGVHIINLHMWELSSIKNSLKVAAISESPVSSKQINLQPLSSMGQLS; this is translated from the exons ATGAACGGTTCGAAATCACCAGGGCTGGCTGGATTTGGAATCTTAAAAAACACGACCTGCCACACGGAGAAGAAGATTTCCGTTTTCTTTTCAATCATCTTCATGACGGTGGGAATTTTGTCCAACAGTCTTGCCATAGCAATTCTCATGAAGGCGTATCAGAGGTTTAGGCAGAAATCGAAAGCCTCCTTTTTGCTTCTCGCTAGTGGTTTGGTCGTCACAGATCTCTTCGGCCACCTCATCAATGGAGCCATCGCGGTGTTTGTGTACGCATCAGATAAAGACTGGATTCGATTTAACCAGTCCAACATTCTTTGCAGTGTTTTTGGCATCTGcatggttttctttggtttgtgcCCGCTCTTCCTGGGCAGCGTGATGGCTGTTGAACGGTGCATTGGAGTCACTAAGCCAATATTTCACTCTACAAAAATGACTTCTAAACATGTGAAAATGATGTTGACTATGGTATGTCTGTTTGCTGTTCTTGTAGCTTTGCTGCCTATTCTCAGGTTTAGAGCCTATCAAATTCAAGCATCGAGGACCTGGTGCTTCTATAAAACAGAACATGTTGAGGACTGGGAAGACAGATTTTATCTCTTACTTTTTTCTTGCCTTGGGTTACTGGCCCTTGCTATTTCATTCTTGTGCAATGCTGTCACAGGAATTACCCTCTTAAGAGTCAAATTTAAAAGTCAACAAAGACAAGGCAGATCTCATCATTTTGAAATGATCATTCAGCTCTTGGCTATAATGTGTGTTTCTTGCATTTGCTGGAGTCCATTCCTG GTGACGATGGCCAGAATTGGGATAAATGAGAGTCGTTCAAAGGAGACCTGTGAAACAATACTTTTCGCTCTCCGAATGGCAACGTGGAATCAGATTTTAGATCCCTGGGTGTACATTCTTCTGCGTAAAGCTGTACTTAAAAACCTGTACAAGATCACAAGGGGATGTTGTGGCGTGCACATCATAAACTTACACATGTGGGAACTCAGCTCCATCAAGAATTCTTTGAAGGTTGCAGCAATATCTGAGTCACCAGTAAGTTCCAAACAAATAAACCTACAGCCACTCAGCTCTATGGGACAATTAAGTTAA
- the PTGFR gene encoding prostaglandin F2-alpha receptor isoform X2: MNGSKSPGLAGFGILKNTTCHTEKKISVFFSIIFMTVGILSNSLAIAILMKAYQRFRQKSKASFLLLASGLVVTDLFGHLINGAIAVFVYASDKDWIRFNQSNILCSVFGICMVFFGLCPLFLGSVMAVERCIGVTKPIFHSTKMTSKHVKMMLTMVTMARIGINESRSKETCETILFALRMATWNQILDPWVYILLRKAVLKNLYKITRGCCGVHIINLHMWELSSIKNSLKVAAISESPVSSKQINLQPLSSMGQLS, from the exons ATGAACGGTTCGAAATCACCAGGGCTGGCTGGATTTGGAATCTTAAAAAACACGACCTGCCACACGGAGAAGAAGATTTCCGTTTTCTTTTCAATCATCTTCATGACGGTGGGAATTTTGTCCAACAGTCTTGCCATAGCAATTCTCATGAAGGCGTATCAGAGGTTTAGGCAGAAATCGAAAGCCTCCTTTTTGCTTCTCGCTAGTGGTTTGGTCGTCACAGATCTCTTCGGCCACCTCATCAATGGAGCCATCGCGGTGTTTGTGTACGCATCAGATAAAGACTGGATTCGATTTAACCAGTCCAACATTCTTTGCAGTGTTTTTGGCATCTGcatggttttctttggtttgtgcCCGCTCTTCCTGGGCAGCGTGATGGCTGTTGAACGGTGCATTGGAGTCACTAAGCCAATATTTCACTCTACAAAAATGACTTCTAAACATGTGAAAATGATGTTGACTATG GTGACGATGGCCAGAATTGGGATAAATGAGAGTCGTTCAAAGGAGACCTGTGAAACAATACTTTTCGCTCTCCGAATGGCAACGTGGAATCAGATTTTAGATCCCTGGGTGTACATTCTTCTGCGTAAAGCTGTACTTAAAAACCTGTACAAGATCACAAGGGGATGTTGTGGCGTGCACATCATAAACTTACACATGTGGGAACTCAGCTCCATCAAGAATTCTTTGAAGGTTGCAGCAATATCTGAGTCACCAGTAAGTTCCAAACAAATAAACCTACAGCCACTCAGCTCTATGGGACAATTAAGTTAA